A genomic window from Bacteroidota bacterium includes:
- a CDS encoding glyceraldehyde-3-phosphate dehydrogenase produces MNNTYELKLKEWNMKEKAAVELSSIATHLWYDKSVELIIFRRNLVDARASEILNHHLYAQRFLNRPLTIEISLALTKAINQLDLAPSRIDLGRLGSEWLSEGSNYSSELEFVKDKLHDFIGQDKMVLKPKDVVLYGFGRIGRIAARIIINEAGKGEQLRLRAIVTRSNSDEDIIKRASLLRRDSIHGKFRGTIVEDLENKALIINGHTVYMIAADKPESIDYNAFGIDDALIIDNTGIARDRANLSKHLEAKGVSHVLLTAPGKGDIPNIVHGINHEIFDPAKEKIFSAASCTTNAVVPILYTMEKMFGIDHGHLETVHSYTNDQNLLDNYHKKSRRGRSAPMNMVITETGAAGAVAKVLPDLAGKFTGNAIRVPTPDVSLAIMNLNLKKEVTIEEVNNVLREAASFGQLVEQIDYSISLEIVSSDCIGNSHCVIVDAPATIVSKDGKNVVLYCWYDNEFGYTKQVVRLSKYLAGVIRLRYY; encoded by the coding sequence ATGAACAACACTTATGAATTAAAGCTTAAGGAGTGGAACATGAAAGAAAAGGCTGCAGTTGAACTCAGCAGTATTGCAACACACCTTTGGTACGACAAGTCTGTGGAGCTGATTATCTTCCGCCGCAATTTGGTTGATGCTCGTGCGAGTGAAATTTTAAATCACCATTTATATGCGCAACGTTTTTTGAACCGTCCGCTCACAATTGAAATTTCTTTGGCTTTAACCAAAGCAATTAATCAATTGGATTTAGCGCCAAGCCGCATCGATTTAGGCCGTTTGGGCAGCGAGTGGTTAAGTGAAGGAAGCAATTACAGCAGCGAACTGGAATTTGTAAAAGATAAATTACACGATTTTATTGGTCAGGACAAAATGGTGCTGAAACCAAAAGATGTTGTTTTATATGGTTTTGGCCGAATTGGTCGTATTGCTGCACGAATTATTATTAATGAAGCAGGAAAAGGTGAACAATTGCGTTTACGTGCTATTGTTACACGTTCTAATTCTGATGAGGATATTATTAAACGTGCGAGTTTATTACGCCGCGATTCTATTCACGGAAAATTCCGCGGAACCATTGTTGAAGATTTAGAAAATAAAGCGCTGATTATTAACGGACATACCGTTTATATGATTGCTGCTGATAAGCCTGAAAGTATTGACTACAATGCATTTGGAATTGATGATGCATTAATTATCGATAATACAGGTATTGCCCGCGACCGCGCTAATTTGAGCAAACATTTGGAAGCAAAAGGTGTGAGCCATGTATTATTAACTGCGCCGGGTAAAGGTGATATTCCGAATATTGTTCACGGTATTAATCATGAAATTTTTGACCCTGCAAAAGAAAAAATATTTTCTGCAGCAAGTTGTACAACAAATGCCGTTGTTCCGATTTTATATACCATGGAAAAAATGTTTGGTATTGATCACGGACATTTGGAAACAGTGCATAGTTATACCAACGATCAGAATTTGCTCGACAACTATCACAAAAAATCGCGCAGAGGTCGTTCAGCGCCAATGAACATGGTAATTACCGAAACCGGAGCTGCAGGTGCAGTTGCAAAAGTGCTTCCTGATTTAGCAGGAAAATTTACCGGCAACGCCATTCGTGTTCCAACACCGGATGTGTCGCTGGCGATTATGAATTTAAATTTGAAAAAAGAAGTTACCATTGAAGAAGTAAATAATGTGTTACGCGAAGCTGCCTCATTTGGTCAGTTGGTTGAACAAATAGATTACAGTATCAGTTTAGAAATTGTGAGCAGCGATTGTATCGGCAACAGCCATTGCGTAATTGTCGACGCACCCGCAACCATTGTTTCAAAAGATGGTAAAAATGTGGTTTTATATTGCTGGTACGACAATGAGTTTGGTTATACAAAACAGGTTGTTCGTTTATCAAAATATTTAGCCGGAGTGATTCGGTTAAGGTATTATTAA
- the ffh gene encoding signal recognition particle protein: MFENLSDRLEGAFKSLKGQGKISEINIATTVKEIRRALVEADVNYKIAKEFTDTVKEKALGQQVLTAVSPGQLMVKIVQDELTSLMGGEQTDINIKGSPAIILIAGLQGSGKTTFSAKLANYIKTKTGRNPMLAACDIYRPAAINQLQVLGEQIGVHVYADVENKDAVDIAKKAVNYAKMNNHNVVIVDTAGRLAVDEEMMDEIAKIKAALNPSETLFVVDSMTGQDAVNTAKAFNDRLNFDGVVLTKLDGDTRGGAALSIKYIVQKPIKFVSRGEKMDTLELFYPDRMAQRILGMGDIVSFVEKAQEQFDQEKAEELQRKIRKNQFDFEDFLQQLKQIKKMGNMKDLLGMIPGIGKQIKDMDIDEKQFAKLEAMIYSMTPEERNNPDIMTGTRRQRIAAGSGSSIQDVNQFMKQFEEMRKMMKMMNKMGGGAKAARALGGMMGKR, translated from the coding sequence ATGTTTGAAAATTTATCGGATCGTTTAGAAGGCGCGTTTAAGAGCCTTAAGGGACAGGGAAAAATTTCTGAAATTAACATTGCCACAACGGTGAAGGAAATTCGTCGTGCGTTGGTGGAGGCCGATGTTAATTATAAAATTGCCAAAGAATTTACCGATACGGTGAAAGAAAAAGCGCTTGGACAACAGGTGCTTACAGCAGTTTCGCCGGGGCAATTAATGGTTAAAATTGTGCAGGATGAATTAACGTCATTAATGGGTGGTGAGCAAACCGACATTAATATAAAGGGTTCGCCTGCAATTATTTTAATTGCCGGTTTACAAGGTTCCGGTAAAACAACATTTAGTGCGAAGCTTGCCAATTATATTAAAACCAAAACAGGAAGAAATCCGATGTTGGCTGCCTGCGATATTTATCGTCCGGCTGCGATTAATCAGTTACAGGTTTTAGGGGAGCAAATTGGTGTGCATGTTTATGCAGATGTTGAAAATAAAGATGCTGTTGATATTGCAAAAAAGGCAGTTAATTATGCCAAAATGAATAACCACAATGTTGTAATTGTGGATACTGCCGGTCGCCTCGCTGTTGATGAAGAAATGATGGATGAAATTGCGAAAATTAAAGCCGCATTAAATCCGTCGGAAACATTATTTGTTGTTGATAGTATGACCGGTCAGGATGCTGTGAATACGGCTAAAGCATTTAACGACCGATTAAATTTTGATGGTGTTGTATTAACCAAATTAGATGGTGATACACGCGGTGGTGCAGCGTTATCGATTAAGTATATAGTTCAGAAGCCGATTAAGTTTGTGAGTCGCGGCGAAAAAATGGACACGCTCGAATTGTTCTACCCTGACCGTATGGCGCAGCGTATTTTGGGTATGGGTGATATTGTGTCGTTTGTAGAAAAAGCGCAAGAGCAATTTGATCAGGAAAAGGCGGAAGAGCTGCAACGAAAAATCAGAAAAAATCAATTCGATTTCGAAGATTTTTTACAGCAGTTAAAGCAAATTAAAAAAATGGGTAACATGAAAGATTTGTTGGGCATGATTCCCGGAATCGGCAAACAAATTAAAGACATGGACATCGACGAAAAACAATTCGCAAAACTCGAAGCCATGATTTACAGCATGACACCGGAAGAGCGCAACAATCCCGACATTATGACCGGCACACGTCGCCAGCGTATAGCAGCAGGCAGCGGAAGCAGTATTCAGGATGTAAATCAGTTCATGAAACAATTTGAAGAAATGCGCAAAATGATGAAAATGATGAACAAAATGGGCGGCGGCGCCAAAGCTGCACGTGCATTAGGTGGCATGATGGGAAAACGATAA
- a CDS encoding WG repeat-containing protein, whose product MLKTYTLMLMLLFSISIKSQITLEGLFTEPKQTADTLYFPFEDSIQLIVINYYDTWERQVAYKEASQPRGLSWAALMGPPPKNMYLFRNTEGKIVKTYHGISDGRGLKGMDYFNAGLIYLYGLRDFTEYHGNLKYYELNEQVGLINTKGEVVVPAVYDDIRRYQDFDGDWEKLIIEKDGYFGLLDTNLNVLFPPIYRCSSDTNYYGYPEHNILNDAFIKVFKNGKCGLIDETGVVQIDFKFDNIIMIHDTMLLGLVNKQVIDPNKYFWQNVQGCVVFDKNFNQIADLNQYDQLEYNGVKRFIVKKDNLVGVVNHKGEVIIPIQFDNLSTQNGDYYVTKDNKSGMISLEGKVLIPIEFECNMYFYDPAIYVTKNGLIGVYSDKYQLIAEPQYKQRYWEMGKFMLIRADGSKGFVLHEKVGTYYQSPEGEVIKFD is encoded by the coding sequence ATGCTTAAAACGTACACATTAATGCTGATGCTATTATTTTCTATTAGCATCAAGTCACAAATTACTCTGGAAGGATTATTTACGGAGCCAAAACAAACTGCAGATACACTTTATTTCCCGTTTGAAGATAGCATTCAATTAATTGTAATTAATTATTACGACACATGGGAGCGGCAGGTTGCTTATAAAGAAGCTTCACAACCAAGAGGATTGTCGTGGGCTGCGCTTATGGGACCTCCACCTAAAAATATGTATTTGTTTAGGAATACGGAGGGCAAGATTGTTAAAACTTATCATGGCATTTCTGATGGTAGGGGATTAAAAGGCATGGACTATTTTAATGCCGGGTTAATTTATCTGTATGGCTTAAGGGATTTTACTGAATATCATGGAAATTTAAAATATTATGAATTAAATGAGCAGGTTGGCTTAATAAACACAAAAGGAGAAGTTGTGGTTCCGGCTGTATATGATGATATACGTAGATATCAGGACTTTGATGGTGATTGGGAAAAATTGATAATTGAAAAGGATGGTTATTTTGGATTATTGGATACTAATTTAAATGTATTATTTCCACCTATTTACAGATGCAGCAGTGACACCAATTATTATGGCTACCCGGAGCATAACATTTTGAACGACGCATTTATTAAAGTATTTAAAAATGGGAAATGTGGGCTCATAGATGAAACCGGTGTTGTGCAGATTGATTTTAAATTTGATAATATCATAATGATTCACGACACCATGTTATTAGGTTTGGTAAATAAGCAAGTAATTGATCCAAATAAATATTTTTGGCAAAATGTGCAGGGTTGTGTGGTTTTTGATAAAAACTTTAATCAAATTGCCGACCTCAATCAGTATGACCAATTGGAATATAATGGTGTTAAACGATTTATTGTTAAAAAGGATAATCTTGTCGGCGTGGTTAATCACAAAGGTGAAGTAATTATACCCATTCAATTTGATAATTTATCAACTCAAAATGGTGATTATTACGTAACAAAAGATAATAAAAGTGGTATGATCAGTTTAGAAGGAAAAGTATTAATTCCCATTGAATTTGAATGCAATATGTACTTCTATGATCCGGCAATATATGTCACTAAAAACGGATTAATTGGCGTGTATAGTGATAAATATCAATTAATAGCAGAACCGCAGTACAAACAACGTTACTGGGAGATGGGAAAATTTATGCTCATACGTGCAGATGGATCCAAAGGATTCGTATTACATGAAAAGGTAGGCACCTATTACCAATCGCCGGAAGGGGAGGTGATTAAGTTTGATTGA